One Archangium violaceum genomic window, GGCCGGTACTACTTCGTGATGAAGCACCTCCAGGGCGACACGCTCGAGTCCATCATCGAGAAGCTCCGCCAGGGAGACGCCGCCACGCACGCGCGCTTCACCTTCCCCGTCCGGGTACAGGTCTTCATGGGGGTGCTCAACGCGCTGGCGTACGCGCACCGCAAGGGCTTCATCCACCGGGACATCAAGCCCGCCAACATCATGGTGGGGCCCTATGGCGAGGTCACCGTGATGGACTGGGGCCTGGCCCGGCGCCCCCACCAGCCGGATGCCGTGGCCCGCACCGCGACGTCGACGAACACCCCGAAGAGCCTGCGCGAGGCCGTGTCGCTGCAGACCCAGACGGGCGCCGTGGTGGGCACACCGCTCTACATGTCGCCCGAGCAGGCCCGCGGCCAGCACGACGCGGTGGACGTGCGCAGTGACACCTACAGCCTGAGCGTCGTGTTCCACGAGTTCCTCTTCCTGCGTCACTACCTGGAGGGACGTGAGTCGCTGGCCGAGGTGCTCGCGGGAGTGGAGAAGGAAGGGCCCAACGCCTTCACCCTCGGCGCGAACCCGCACCAGCCCCCCGTCCCCGCGGAGCTGCGGTGGTTCGTCCACAAGGGACTCGCGAAGGACCCGGCCCAGCGCCACCAGTCGGTCGACGAGATGATGCGGCAGCTCCAGGATGTCATGGAGGGGCGCATCGAGGTGCAGTGCCAGCGGACCCTCATCAAGCGCGGGTTCCACGAGGCCCTCCGCTCGGTGGACAAGCACCCGCTCGCCATCATGGCCGGGACCACGGCGGCCGTGGGGGTGGTACTCGCCTCGCTCGCCCACCTACTGATGGTCCTACTGGGCTGACACGGAGCGTTAAGGACCCGCGGGTGTAACGCCAGGGGATTTCGGGTAGATTTCCGCTCTCGGGCGCCGTTGCCGCACAACCCAGGGTCCAGCTCCATGTCTTCCCTCCCTCAAGGCTCAGCCCCGGTCTCCCGGGAGCGGGCCGGTGTGATCACCGGTGCCCAGGGTTCCGCCGAGGAGAGGCAACGGGCCAGCAACCAACTGCTGCGGACGCTCACGGAGGCCCAGGCGGATTTCATTCGCGGGGGCAATCCCCGGGAAGCCTTCGAGCGGATGCTCGCGGTGGTGCTGGAGCTGACGGGCAGTGAATCCGGCGTCATCGGTGAGGTGCATCAGGCACCCGGCTCCGCGCCCTCGTTCCGGGTCGTCGCCAGCCTCCCGTCGAACGAGACGAATGCCCCGTGGGAGCTCCCCGTGCGCTCGGAGACGCCAGGTCGGGAGCCGAGGGATCTCCGCACGCTCGTGGGGACCGTCTCCACCTCGGGGGAGGCCGTGCTGTGCGGAGGCCCCGGCGCGGAGCGCACCTTCCTCGGACTGCCCCTGGAGTCCGGAGGGGAGCGACTGGGAGTGGTGGGCCTCGCCAACCGTCCCGGCGGGTACGACGCCGAGCTCATCGACTTCCTCCAACCCTTCCTCCTCGTCTGCGGCAGCCTGTTGATCGGCTGTCGCCACGAGCAGCGGCACCAGCGGGACGAGCAGGAGCTGCGCCGCACCGAGGAGCGGAGCGCGGAGCGCCTGCGGCTGGTGATGGAGAGCCTGGTGGATGGTGTGTGGGACCTGGACCTGACCACCGGCCAGATGTTCACCAACCGCCGCTGGATGGGCATGCTGGGCTACGACGAGGGCGAGCTGGAGAGCAGCTTCGCCTCCTGGTCCATGTTGTGCCACCCCGAGGACCTGCCCGAGAGCATGCGGGTCTTCAATGAGTACATGGCCGACGCCCTCCCGATCATCGAGCGTGAGCACCGCTTCCGGTGCAAGGACGGCAGCTGGCGCTGGATACTCTCCCGGGCCCGGATCGTGGCGCGCGACGAGCAGGGCCGCCCGTTGCGCATGGTGGGCACCAACGTGGACATCACCGCGCGAAAGCTCGGAGAGGATCGCCTGCGGGCCCTGGTGAGCACCCTGCCGGACATGGTCTTCCGCATCGGCGCCGACGGCACCTACCGCGACTTCCACGCCAACAACAACAAGGAGCTGCTCCTCCCGCCCGAGAGAATCATCGGCACCAACATGCGGGATCTGCCGCTCTCCAAGCCCCTGCTCGACAAGGCGCTCATGCACCTGGCCCGCGCCATCCGCGAGGGCACCCTGGAGGTCTTCGAGTACGTGCTGGACATGCCCCAGTCGGGTCGCACGCACTACGAGGTGCGCCTGACGCGCAGCGCGCCGGACGAGGTCATCTCCATCATCCGCGACATCACCGAGCGCAAGCTGGCCGAGGAGCGGCTCCTCCAGCAGGAGGAGGAGCTGCGGCGCCACCGCGACAGCCTCGAGGAGCTGGTGCGCACCCGCAGCGAGAAGCTGCTGCAGGCCACCCTCGAGCTGGAGGAGCAGCAGTCCCAGCTCATCCAGACCGAGAAGATGGCCTCGCTGGGGCAGATGGCCGCTGGCGTCGCGCATGAGATCAACAACCCGGTCAGCTACGTGATGAGCAACCTGGGGTCGCTGGATCAGTACTTCTCCTCGCTCGCGCCGCTGATGCAGCTCCAGCGCGAGCTGCTGGCCCCCCAGCAAGAGGAGTCCAGCGGCGTGACCGCGGAGATTCTCGCGCGGATGCGCGAGCTGTGGCAGCGAGAGGACGTGGAGTACATCCTCGGGGATCTGCCGGAGCTCATCGAGGAGTCCCTGGCGGGAACCCGGCGCATCAAGGAGATCGCCCAGAGCCTGCGCTCGTTCGCGCGCGAGGACTCGGGAGAGCCGCAGCTCGTGGACGTGAACGCGGAGCTGGCCTCCACGCTGAAGATCGTCTGGAACGAGCTCAAGTACAAATGCGAGGTGAAGCGCGACTTCGGTCCGCTGCCGCCCGTGAGCTGCCACCCCACGCAGATCGCCCAGGTGTTCACCAACCTGCTCATCAACGCGGCGCAGGCCATCGAGACGCGGGGAGAGATCCGCATCCGCACGCGGCACGAGGGCAACGAGGTGGTGGTGGAGGTGGCCGACACGGGCAAGGGGATGACGCAGGAAACGATCTCCAAGCTCTTCACGCCCTTCTTCACCACCAAGCCAAGGGGCCAGGGCACGGGACTCGGGCTGTCCGTCAGCTACGGCATCATCACCCGGCACAAGGGCCGCATCGACGTGCAGAGCGAGCCCGGCAAGGGCAGCACCTTCATCGTCCGCCTGCCCGCCGCGCAACGCTGAGCCGCCACCCCACCCGGCAGGACGAGCGCGAAGGGCCCTGGCACCTCGGCGAACGTGCGCTCCGGCACGATGCGCATCCCGAGCTCGGTCGTGATGGGCTCCAGGCGCTCACCGACCGTGACGACCTCGAATCCTGGTTCGGGGCCCGCCTGGCGGCCGGGCCTCCGTGATGAAACCATGATGAAGAACGTAACCCGGCGTGAGGCACGCTGCAGGCCGCATCTGGATGATGGCTCGCATCCCGATGCCCGAGGTTGCCCGAAGATGAAGCACCTGCTGAGAAGTGCCCTCTGCTGTGTCCTCCTGCTGCTGTCCGCACCGGCCATGGCGGACAGTGTCATCGTCGGCAAGGTCACCAGCGCCGAGAACAAGAAGCCCCTCGCGGACGTGGTGATCACCGCGACCTCTCCCAACCTGCAGGGAGAGCAGGTCGTGGTGTCGGACGCACAGGGCAACTACCGCATCCCCCAACTGCCACCGGGCGTCTACACCCTGCGGTTCGAAAAGGAATCGTTCAAGCCGTTCGCGCGGACGGACATCCAGCTGCGCCTGGATCGCACCATCCGCGTGAACGTGGAGCTCCTGCCCGAAAGCTTCGCCGAGGTGATCGAGGTAACGGGCAGGGCCAGTCGCCCGCTCATCGACCTTGGAGCCATCGGCAAGGGCATCAGCAACTTCTTCGGGGGCCGAGGGCGCTCGGGCGCCCAGCGCAACGCCCCCCCCGCCCCGCCCGCC contains:
- a CDS encoding serine/threonine-protein kinase is translated as MTDTLRYVPDANLDATLVSPASRTGDVSVPRNVPVAASARRSTVLPRIEWNGDRPDVVPFERERFEEVRQLGQGGMGEVVLLKDNDIERMVALKRLPEGSDLDRVLRFVEEIRTAGQLDHPNIVPVHDVGIDHLGRYYFVMKHLQGDTLESIIEKLRQGDAATHARFTFPVRVQVFMGVLNALAYAHRKGFIHRDIKPANIMVGPYGEVTVMDWGLARRPHQPDAVARTATSTNTPKSLREAVSLQTQTGAVVGTPLYMSPEQARGQHDAVDVRSDTYSLSVVFHEFLFLRHYLEGRESLAEVLAGVEKEGPNAFTLGANPHQPPVPAELRWFVHKGLAKDPAQRHQSVDEMMRQLQDVMEGRIEVQCQRTLIKRGFHEALRSVDKHPLAIMAGTTAAVGVVLASLAHLLMVLLG
- a CDS encoding ATP-binding protein; translation: MITGAQGSAEERQRASNQLLRTLTEAQADFIRGGNPREAFERMLAVVLELTGSESGVIGEVHQAPGSAPSFRVVASLPSNETNAPWELPVRSETPGREPRDLRTLVGTVSTSGEAVLCGGPGAERTFLGLPLESGGERLGVVGLANRPGGYDAELIDFLQPFLLVCGSLLIGCRHEQRHQRDEQELRRTEERSAERLRLVMESLVDGVWDLDLTTGQMFTNRRWMGMLGYDEGELESSFASWSMLCHPEDLPESMRVFNEYMADALPIIEREHRFRCKDGSWRWILSRARIVARDEQGRPLRMVGTNVDITARKLGEDRLRALVSTLPDMVFRIGADGTYRDFHANNNKELLLPPERIIGTNMRDLPLSKPLLDKALMHLARAIREGTLEVFEYVLDMPQSGRTHYEVRLTRSAPDEVISIIRDITERKLAEERLLQQEEELRRHRDSLEELVRTRSEKLLQATLELEEQQSQLIQTEKMASLGQMAAGVAHEINNPVSYVMSNLGSLDQYFSSLAPLMQLQRELLAPQQEESSGVTAEILARMRELWQREDVEYILGDLPELIEESLAGTRRIKEIAQSLRSFAREDSGEPQLVDVNAELASTLKIVWNELKYKCEVKRDFGPLPPVSCHPTQIAQVFTNLLINAAQAIETRGEIRIRTRHEGNEVVVEVADTGKGMTQETISKLFTPFFTTKPRGQGTGLGLSVSYGIITRHKGRIDVQSEPGKGSTFIVRLPAAQR